The following are from one region of the Bos mutus isolate GX-2022 chromosome 18, NWIPB_WYAK_1.1, whole genome shotgun sequence genome:
- the KPTN gene encoding KICSTOR complex protein kaptin isoform X2 encodes MMGEAAMAAGPCPLREDSFTRFSSQSNVYGLAGGAGGRGELLAATLKGKVLGFRYQDLRQKIRPVAKELQFNYIPVDAEIVSIDTFNKSPPKRGLVVGITFIKDSGDKGSPFLNIYCDYEPGSEYNLDSIAQSCLNLELQFTPFQLCHAEVQVGDQLETVFLLSGNDPAIHLYKENEGLHQFEEQPVENLFPELTNLTSSVLWLDVHNLPGTSRRLSALGCQSGYVRVAHVDQQSRDVLQTWTIIQDGPISRVIVFSLSAPEETEDRPQREEYSVLVASMLEPAVVYRDLLSRGLEDQLLLPGSDQFDSVLCGLVTDIDLDGRPEVLVATYGQELLCYKYCGPGRGLPGDQHGFRLLWRRGFSSPLLAMAHVDLTGDGLRELAVVSLKGVHILQHSLIQASELVLTRLRRQVEQRRRQPQKMGDRVGSGPAETLAS; translated from the exons ATGATGGGGGAGGCGGCCATGGCCGCAGGGCCTTGCCCGCTGCGCGAGGACAGCTTCACACGCTTCTCGTCGCAGAGCAATGTGTATGGGCTGGCAGGAGGCGCGGGCGGGCGCGGGGAGCTGCTGGCCGCCACCCTTAAAGGCAAGGTGCTAGGCTTCCGCTACCAAGACCTCCGACAGAAAATCCGGCCCGTGGCCAAGGAGCTGCAGTTCAATTACATTCCCG TGGATGCAGAGATTGTCTCCATTGACACCTTCAACAAGTCACCCCCAAAGCGGGGTCTGGTTGTGGGGATCACGTTCATTAAG GATTCTGGGGACAAAGGCAGCCCCTTCCTTAACATTTACTGTGACTACGAGCCTGGCTCTGAGTACAACCTCGACTCCATTGCCC AGAGCTGCCTGAACCTGGAGCTCCAGTTCACTCCTTTCCAACTATGCCATGCAGA GGTCCAGGTCGGGGATCAACTGGAGACCGTGTTTCTCCTGAGTGGGAATGACCCAGCCATTCATCTGTACAAGGAG AACGAGGGACTGCATCAGTTTGAAGAACAGCCTGTGGAAAACCTCTTCCCAGAGCTCACAAACCTGACCAGTAG CGTCCTGTGGCTTGACGTGCACAATCTGCCCGGCACATCCCGGCGACTCTCAGCTCTGGGCTGTCAGAGCGGTTATGTCCGCGTCGCCCACGTGGACCAGCAGAGTCGAG ACGTCCTGCAGACGTGGACCATCATTCAGGACGGCCCCATTTCCCGAGTGATCGTGTTCAGCCTTTCGGCCCCCGAGG agacagAGGACAGGCCACAGCGGGAGGAATACAGCGTGCTGGTGGCCAGCATGTTGGAGCCGGCAGTGGTGTACCG CGACCTGCTGAGCCGGGGGCTCGAAGACCAGCTTCTCCTGCCGGGCAGCGACCAGTTTGACAGCGTCCTCTGTGGCCTGGTCACCGACATCGATCTGGATGGGCGGCCGGAAGTACTGGTGGCCACCTACGGACAG gagCTGCTCTGTTACAAGTACTGTGGCCCCGGGCGTGGGCTCCCCGGGGACCAGCATGGCTTCCGCTTGCTGTGGCGACGGGGCTTCTCCAGCCCCCTGCTGGCCATGGCACATGTGGACCTGACCGGGGACGGCCTGCGCGAGCTGGCCGTGGTCTCCCTGAAGGGCGTGCACATCCTGCAG CACAGCCTGATCCAGGCCTCAGAGCTGGTCCTGACCCGGCTTCGGCGTCAAGTGGAGCAGAGGAGACGTCAGCCACAGAAGATGGGGGACAGGGTGGGTTCCGGGCCTGCCGAGACCCTGGCTTCCTGA
- the KPTN gene encoding KICSTOR complex protein kaptin isoform X1 gives MMGEAAMAAGPCPLREDSFTRFSSQSNVYGLAGGAGGRGELLAATLKGKVLGFRYQDLRQKIRPVAKELQFNYIPVDAEIVSIDTFNKSPPKRGLVVGITFIKDSGDKGSPFLNIYCDYEPGSEYNLDSIAQSCLNLELQFTPFQLCHAEVQVGDQLETVFLLSGNDPAIHLYKENEGLHQFEEQPVENLFPELTNLTSSVLWLDVHNLPGTSRRLSALGCQSGYVRVAHVDQQSRDVLQTWTIIQDGPISRVIVFSLSAPEETEDRPQREEYSVLVASMLEPAVVYRDLLSRGLEDQLLLPGSDQFDSVLCGLVTDIDLDGRPEVLVATYGQELLCYKYCGPGRGLPGDQHGFRLLWRRGFSSPLLAMAHVDLTGDGLRELAVVSLKGVHILQPDPGLRAGPDPASASSGAEETSATEDGGQGGFRACRDPGFLSTHSLPTPSLQ, from the exons ATGATGGGGGAGGCGGCCATGGCCGCAGGGCCTTGCCCGCTGCGCGAGGACAGCTTCACACGCTTCTCGTCGCAGAGCAATGTGTATGGGCTGGCAGGAGGCGCGGGCGGGCGCGGGGAGCTGCTGGCCGCCACCCTTAAAGGCAAGGTGCTAGGCTTCCGCTACCAAGACCTCCGACAGAAAATCCGGCCCGTGGCCAAGGAGCTGCAGTTCAATTACATTCCCG TGGATGCAGAGATTGTCTCCATTGACACCTTCAACAAGTCACCCCCAAAGCGGGGTCTGGTTGTGGGGATCACGTTCATTAAG GATTCTGGGGACAAAGGCAGCCCCTTCCTTAACATTTACTGTGACTACGAGCCTGGCTCTGAGTACAACCTCGACTCCATTGCCC AGAGCTGCCTGAACCTGGAGCTCCAGTTCACTCCTTTCCAACTATGCCATGCAGA GGTCCAGGTCGGGGATCAACTGGAGACCGTGTTTCTCCTGAGTGGGAATGACCCAGCCATTCATCTGTACAAGGAG AACGAGGGACTGCATCAGTTTGAAGAACAGCCTGTGGAAAACCTCTTCCCAGAGCTCACAAACCTGACCAGTAG CGTCCTGTGGCTTGACGTGCACAATCTGCCCGGCACATCCCGGCGACTCTCAGCTCTGGGCTGTCAGAGCGGTTATGTCCGCGTCGCCCACGTGGACCAGCAGAGTCGAG ACGTCCTGCAGACGTGGACCATCATTCAGGACGGCCCCATTTCCCGAGTGATCGTGTTCAGCCTTTCGGCCCCCGAGG agacagAGGACAGGCCACAGCGGGAGGAATACAGCGTGCTGGTGGCCAGCATGTTGGAGCCGGCAGTGGTGTACCG CGACCTGCTGAGCCGGGGGCTCGAAGACCAGCTTCTCCTGCCGGGCAGCGACCAGTTTGACAGCGTCCTCTGTGGCCTGGTCACCGACATCGATCTGGATGGGCGGCCGGAAGTACTGGTGGCCACCTACGGACAG gagCTGCTCTGTTACAAGTACTGTGGCCCCGGGCGTGGGCTCCCCGGGGACCAGCATGGCTTCCGCTTGCTGTGGCGACGGGGCTTCTCCAGCCCCCTGCTGGCCATGGCACATGTGGACCTGACCGGGGACGGCCTGCGCGAGCTGGCCGTGGTCTCCCTGAAGGGCGTGCACATCCTGCAG CCTGATCCAGGCCTCAGAGCTGGTCCTGACCCGGCTTCGGCGTCAAGTGGAGCAGAGGAGACGTCAGCCACAGAAGATGGGGGACAGGGTGGGTTCCGGGCCTGCCGAGACCCTGGCTTCCTGAGCACCCACTCACTGCCCACCCCAAGTCTGCAGTAA